A DNA window from Drosophila virilis strain 15010-1051.87 chromosome 4, Dvir_AGI_RSII-ME, whole genome shotgun sequence contains the following coding sequences:
- the LOC6627729 gene encoding NIF3-like protein 1, with amino-acid sequence MLRCVGSVRRSMGTLCGQKLDQVVKQLESFAPTALAEKWDNVGLLIEPSKDKHIERILLTNDLTEPVMSEALEKKADLIISYHPPIFKALTRITMANWKERIVATCLVNSVALYSPHTAWDKVPGGVNDWLAKAVDIQGIKPLIPEPGAEPGTGSGRLIETNMPISQLVHALQDHIENSVHVAFAVGHHSKTFVKTVGICAGAGSSLLRGVQADLMITGEMSHHELLEFNHNGTTVLLCNHSNSERGFLREFKPILEERLQGTCEVLISEKDKDPLHTVFRGSSQAAQQVKQ; translated from the exons ATGTTACGTTGTGTGGGCAGTGTGAGAAGGAGCATGGGAACCTTATGTGGACAGAAACTTGACCAAGTGGTCAAACAGCTGGAGAGCTTTGCGCCCACAGCCCTGGCCGAGAAATGGGACAACGTGGGCCTGTTGATCGAGCCAAGCAAAGAT AAACACATTGAGCGAATACTGCTGACCAATGATCTTACCGAGCCGGTGATGAGCGAAGCTCTGGAAAAGAAGGCGGATCTGATTATCAGCTATCACCCACCAATATTCAAGGCGCTCACACGCATCACCATGGCCAACTGGAAGGAGCGAATTGTGGCCACGTGTTTGGTGAACTCTGTGGCACTGTATTCGCCGCACACTGCCTGGGACAAAGTGCCGGGCGGGGTGAACGATTGGCTGGCCAAGGCCGTAGACATTCAGGGCATTAAGCCCTTGATTCCAGAACCAGGTGCGGAACCGGGCACTGGTTCGGGACGTTTGATAGAGACTAACATGCCCATTTCGCAGCTGGTGCATGCTCTACAGGACCACATTGAGAATAGCGTGCATGTGGCCTTTGCCGTCGGGCATCATTCGAAGACTTTTGTGAAGACTGTCGGCATCTGCGCCGGCGCCGGCAGCTCATTGTTAAGGGGCGTGCAGGCAGATCTTATGATAACTGGCGAGATGTCACATCACGAATTGCTGGAGTTTAATCACAATGGCACCACGGTGCTGCTTTGTAACCACAGCAACTCGGAACGTGGTTTTTTGCGCGAATTTAAGCCCATACTAGAGGAGCGCTTGCAAGGCACATGCGAGGTGTTGATATCAGAGAAGGACAAAGATCCACTGCACACAGTATTTAGAGGTAGCTCGCAGGCAGCGCAACAAGTTAAGCAATAG
- the mRpL4 gene encoding large ribosomal subunit protein uL4m, which translates to MLNFLNKTRQLLYPNVRNLSHTLTACQSNVTAESTTAATNNAASPKPALILPQNYAEYAPVNRNTARQAWIENVDAVAERKVGLMELHPDVFAAQPRVDIIQENIEWQRKYRYVSMAHTKTRAEVRGGGRKPWPQKGMGRARHGSIRSPLFKGGGVVHGPRSPTSHFYMLPFYKRVLGLTSTLSVKLAQDDLHIIENVEIPTRDAQFIKDLIQERNWGPSVLIIDKQDIFPENICYATDTLGYVNLMPAFGLNVYSMLKHDTLVLTVDAVKHLEERLLFQLHRNDASSKGAKFKLDQV; encoded by the exons atgttaaattttttaaataaaacccGACAATTGCTCTATCCGAATGTGCGCAATCTGTCGCATACACTCACAGCCTGCCAGAGCAATGTGACCGCCGAGTCCACAACGGCGGCGACCAATAATGCTGCCAGTCCGAAGCCGGCGCTAATATTGCCACAGAACTATGCCGAATATGCGCCCGTGAATCGAAATACCGCACGGCAGGCGTGGATTGAAAATGTTGATGCGGTGGCAGAACGTAAAGTGGGCCTTATGGAACTGCATCCGGATGTGTTTGCCGCACAGCCGCGCGTCGACATCATTCAGGAGAACATTGAGTGGCAGCGCAAATATCGTTATGTAAGCATGGCCCACACCAAGACACGCGCCGAGGTGCGCGGCGGCGGTCGCAAGCCCTGGCCGCAAAAGGGCATGGGTCGTGCTCGACATGGTTCCATACGATCACCACTGTTCAAGGGCGGCGGCGTTGTACACGGCCCGCGATCCCCCACCAGCCACTTCTATATGCTGCCGTTCTACAAGCGAGTGCTGGGCCTCACATCGACGCTGAGCGTTAAGCTGGCGCAGGACGATTTGCACATCATTGAGAACGTTGAGATACCGACACGTGATGCACAGTTCATCAAGGATCTGATACAAGAGCGAAACTGGGGACCATCAGTGCTCATCATTGACAA GCAAGATATCTTTCCGGAAAACATTTGTTACGCTACCGACACGTTGGGCTATGTGAATCTGATGCCCGCCTTCGGTTTGAATGTCTACTCCATGCTGAAGCACGACACCTTGGTGCTGACTGTTGATGCCGTCAAGCATTTGGAGGAGCGTCTGCTTTTCCAGCTGCATCGCAATGATGCGTCCAGCAAAGGCGCCAAATTCAAGCTGGATCAAGTTTAA